The window CTTTCATTTCATAGGACTTCCTGAGCAGTGTTGGGCCTGGGATAGAGGTGACAGGGCTGTTTGCTGCAAATTGATTTTTCCTGTGGTTTTGTGGTCTGTTGAGGGACACCATTGGATGGTGACTCAAGGCAAGGGGAGACAGAAAGTTAGAAGTTCCTGGGTTGGGGCAGCAGGGGTTGGGAGAGCCTGGAGGAGAcaatctcatatatatatatttttccattaagcCTGACAGGACGTTTGATATCAAGATTGGACAACCCACTGTTTCCTACTTCCTGAAAGCAGCTGCTGGAATTGAGAAAGGGGCCCGGAACACAGGTAAGGGTCAGGGTAGGCACCTCGAATTCTGGGGGGCTCTGGAAGGAAGCAGTGACACCTGGAGAGCTACTTGTTTCTTCTTTCCAGGGAAGGAGGTAGCAGGCCTGGTGACTTTGAAGCACGTGTATGAGATTGCTCGTGTTAAAGCTCAGGACGATGCTTTTGCCCTGCAAGACGTGCCCCTGTCCTCTGTTGTCCGCTCCATCATTGGCTCTGCCCGTTCCCTGGGCATTCGTGTTGTGAAGGAGTGAGTGTCCTGGGGAGGTACAATGTGAGGAGAGGGCCTGGATAGTTCTTGGCTTTGGGGCGGAGTTGAGAGAGCTCATTAGTGGGAGAGTCAGCTTTTGAGTCAAAGGACCTTAGATTCTTGGGAGTGTGGAGTCCCGTTCATTCATTTGGAATACACTTATTAAATACCTGTTGTGTGTTAGATGTTGTTCTGGGAAATAGATGGAACTAGGAACAAGATAACCATGCTTAGGCCTACCCCTAAGGAGCTCGTGGTCCAGAGATGGAGGCAGGTCCATCAATGGAACATTAGAAGTGAAATGGGCAGGGTTGATAACAGGAACTACAGATGTTTTAAGAACAAAGTGTAAGACTCTTGATTTTGCCTGGTGTGTCAATGAAGACTTTGTAGGAGAGGTGACAGAGACCTGGAAAAGGAAGTCGAGGACTAGGAGCAGGCATTCCAAGATGTGAAAAGATCCTGTGAAAGATGGAAGGTGAAAGAGTGAAGCAAAGAAGTATATGATCTGGTATATAATCTGGCAAAAGAGGCAGAATAGGAAACAGTGTGAGAGGGGCGAGGCCCACAGGGGCCCCTATCATTGGGCTTCAGACACCTCAGGAATGGTTTCTCTGAAGTGAGATGTTGGGTGAGAGGGTGGCTGGCCCGGACAACAGGGGCAGCACTCAACCTTTACTGGCCTCTTGCTGCTGGTGTCAGTTGTTTCCCAAGAGAAGTGGGGTTAAGCATGGAGCAGGGATGGGCTTCATTTTTCTCAGATCTTTTCTTTTACCGGGAGTACAGAGATGAGTCAGTGTGATCCCTGTGCGGGGGGAGACACACATGCCCAAAGACTTTGTTGTACAGAGTGTTGTGGGGCACAGAGGAGGGGCCAGTGAAACTGGACAGGGAGAGAGCTGTGGCCTCAGAGGAACAGTAGGGCTTAAAGAAGGGAGTAGAAGACAGAGGAGGTGAAGGTGGTAGGTGGTTTTCCTGGCAGAGGAAACATGGGCAGAGGTGTGCGAAGCCCAGGGGCAGAAAGGGTCTGAGACAGTGACGCGGGCTGCTCACCATCTGTTTTTCTGTACCTGCAG is drawn from Saccopteryx leptura isolate mSacLep1 chromosome 1, mSacLep1_pri_phased_curated, whole genome shotgun sequence and contains these coding sequences:
- the MRPL11 gene encoding large ribosomal subunit protein uL11m isoform X2, translating into MSKISRATRVVRKLERGVSINQFCKEFNEKTKDIKEGIPLPTKIFVKPDRTFDIKIGQPTVSYFLKAAAGIEKGARNTGKEVAGLVTLKHVYEIARVKAQDDAFALQDVPLSSVVRSIIGSARSLGIRVVKDLSSEELAAFQKERATFLAAQKEADLAAQTEAAKK